One stretch of Desulfovibrio sp. JC022 DNA includes these proteins:
- a CDS encoding relaxase/mobilization nuclease domain-containing protein has protein sequence MYMKVFAHGRGNGAKAINYVIDPLRKGREESPPQVLRGDPKAVQRVIGSTDRVWKYTSGVLSWAPQDKVSPQLEKEVMDDFEKVAFAGLEQDQYSILWVRHSHAGHHEMHFIIPRTELRSDKAMNPCPPNWHKQYDVWRDLWNERKQWARPDELKRSRLLQPGKDIHSPKGKQLHDFRKTVTDFLAQGIADGLHKDRADLIKALEEVGLSVVRQGKKYITLELPEDKKRVRLKGGIYESSWRVERQAERADELAISGSGADRQQRIAGLERELAEICRKRAEFHHSRYGRPHPEAAQKAVRDFGQLLETKHLGESHLRIAAAHSRGLHNRILRLENQRKPRGTGQNQRTDREPEEENKRVHEMGNRSTSEREPAVSGLSQRNPAGNKRDQERPASRFIAEIDHERIIEELIGGPSPNGTGAVPPPERAGPENSPAGQPHRGTGKGSPRLPGLAERIGRCFAEAYEVARVRGKRVWRGMGR, from the coding sequence ATGTATATGAAGGTTTTCGCTCATGGCCGGGGCAACGGTGCCAAGGCGATCAATTATGTGATTGATCCGCTCCGCAAGGGCCGTGAGGAATCGCCGCCGCAGGTTCTGCGCGGAGATCCTAAAGCCGTGCAGCGGGTGATCGGATCAACCGATCGGGTCTGGAAGTACACTTCCGGGGTGCTCTCATGGGCACCGCAGGATAAGGTTTCCCCGCAGCTTGAAAAGGAAGTCATGGATGACTTTGAGAAGGTTGCTTTCGCAGGGCTGGAGCAGGATCAATATTCGATCCTTTGGGTGCGGCACAGTCATGCCGGGCATCATGAGATGCATTTTATTATCCCGCGCACGGAGCTGCGCAGTGACAAGGCCATGAATCCCTGCCCGCCTAACTGGCACAAGCAGTATGACGTCTGGCGCGATCTTTGGAATGAACGGAAGCAGTGGGCAAGGCCGGACGAACTGAAGCGGTCCCGACTGCTGCAACCGGGCAAGGACATTCATTCGCCCAAGGGCAAGCAACTGCACGATTTCAGGAAAACCGTAACTGACTTTTTAGCTCAAGGTATAGCCGACGGTCTGCACAAGGATCGTGCGGATCTGATCAAGGCTTTGGAGGAGGTCGGGCTTTCCGTGGTCCGGCAGGGCAAGAAATACATCACTTTGGAGTTACCCGAAGACAAAAAACGAGTCAGATTGAAAGGAGGAATATATGAATCATCTTGGAGAGTTGAGCGACAAGCTGAAAGAGCGGATGAACTCGCAATCTCAGGAAGTGGAGCAGATCGCCAGCAGCGCATTGCAGGACTTGAGCGGGAACTTGCTGAAATTTGCCGCAAGCGAGCTGAATTCCATCACAGCCGATATGGACGGCCACATCCAGAAGCTGCGCAAAAAGCAGTCCGCGATTTCGGCCAGTTACTGGAAACAAAACATCTTGGCGAATCTCATCTCCGCATTGCTGCTGCTCATAGTCGCGGTCTGCATAACCGGATTTTACGGCTGGAGAATCAAAGAAAGCCACGCGGAACTGGCCAAAATCAGCGCACAGATAGAGAGCCAGAAGAAGAAAATAAGCGTGTTCACGAAATGGGGAATCGAAGCACATCAGAGCGGGAACCAGCGGTATCTGGCCTTTCCCAAAGGAACCCCGCTGGAAATAAGAGAGACCAAGAGCGGCCAGCCAGCCGTTTTATTGCGGAGATAGATCATGAACGAATTATCGAAGAGCTTATCGGAGGCCCTAGCCCGAATGGAACAGGAGCAGTCCCGCCGCCTGAAAGAGCAGGACCTGAAAATAGCCCGGCAGGGCAGCCGCATCGTGGAACTGGAAAAGGAAGCCCAAGGCTGCCGGGACTTGCAGAGCGAATTGGAAGATGTTTTGCGGAAGCTTACGAGGTTGCGCGGGTGAGGGGGAAGCGTGTTTGGCGGGGGATGGGGCGGTAA
- a CDS encoding AlpA family transcriptional regulator — protein sequence MQGLLSTKEAAEKLGLSPGTLEVWRCLGKGPRYIKIGRRVGYDLKDLDAYVESCKVLPLEEMSDLPRNR from the coding sequence ATGCAAGGACTATTAAGCACAAAAGAAGCTGCTGAAAAATTGGGACTCAGTCCCGGAACTCTTGAAGTATGGCGTTGTCTTGGAAAAGGGCCGCGCTACATCAAAATCGGCAGGCGCGTGGGCTATGATTTAAAAGATTTGGACGCCTACGTGGAATCCTGCAAGGTCTTGCCGCTTGAAGAAATGTCTGACCTTCCGAGGAACAGATGA
- the mobC gene encoding MobC family plasmid mobilization relaxosome protein: MSAPRTAWLNVRVTVDEKNSVVEEAANRGMTMGDFMRQLLGKRRVRKTRREREKLLQLARIGNNLNQLARWANTYKSGADSVLILAELAAIERELKCI, from the coding sequence ATGAGCGCACCCCGCACAGCTTGGTTGAACGTCAGAGTTACGGTTGATGAGAAAAATAGTGTTGTGGAAGAAGCCGCAAATCGGGGCATGACCATGGGCGATTTCATGCGCCAGCTTCTGGGTAAAAGACGGGTCCGCAAAACCAGACGCGAGCGCGAAAAGTTGCTCCAGCTTGCCCGCATCGGGAACAATCTGAATCAGCTCGCCCGCTGGGCAAATACATATAAAAGCGGTGCCGACTCGGTACTCATTCTGGCCGAGCTGGCCGCCATTGAGAGGGAACTGAAATGTATATGA
- a CDS encoding YfjI family protein — translation MNLYLLSPLPPGERKSAVTQAARRPLTGWENEQEKLIGPLAQEARSKRMTLERAIEHRRNMAAKAKNSQSRDNLIQEIRNLEDEMPELITIPRLLADDITPECLAMLMEQQSECMSIIEAEGGIFGTFAGRYSHMPNLDLILKSFSGEPCRVDRKHGQSIGLNHPLLTICVTPQPDVLRGMAENPEFRGRDFLARFLFFFGQSRLGFRVAEPPQISSQAERAFLGRIELLLSLRSNPEMNENGQALVLSAGAYESWKNFFLLIEGELRPGSSLENMTDWAGKVPGQVARLAGLLHLVSAQEVESKIEQSIMVSATELGKKLVHHARYAFHDMGCDELTACAQAILKWISDRKIELFTGRECQRAIRGRFPKKAQVEQGLNMLLEYGYIVVVPVQSSGPGRPPSPNYRVHPAVHASESVPSSNLSQPTHCDTVRYATGVPVGAGEGGRPPFDPSFNGREEVGV, via the coding sequence TTGAACCTATACCTGCTTTCGCCGCTGCCGCCCGGAGAAAGAAAAAGCGCGGTGACGCAAGCCGCAAGAAGACCGCTTACCGGCTGGGAAAATGAGCAGGAAAAGCTCATTGGACCATTGGCGCAGGAAGCGCGTTCAAAACGGATGACTCTTGAGCGCGCCATTGAGCACCGGCGCAACATGGCGGCCAAGGCAAAAAACTCGCAAAGCCGGGACAACCTCATTCAGGAAATCCGGAATTTGGAAGATGAAATGCCGGAGCTGATTACAATCCCGCGCTTGCTTGCCGATGACATAACTCCTGAATGCCTTGCCATGCTCATGGAGCAGCAAAGTGAATGCATGTCCATAATCGAGGCTGAAGGCGGGATTTTCGGGACCTTTGCCGGACGCTACAGCCACATGCCCAACCTTGACCTGATTCTGAAGTCTTTTAGCGGAGAGCCGTGCCGGGTGGATCGCAAGCATGGTCAGTCCATCGGTTTGAATCATCCACTGCTGACCATCTGCGTGACTCCCCAGCCTGATGTGTTGCGCGGAATGGCCGAGAATCCTGAATTTCGGGGGCGTGATTTCTTGGCCCGTTTCCTGTTCTTCTTTGGGCAAAGCAGGCTGGGTTTTCGTGTGGCGGAACCTCCGCAGATTTCGTCACAGGCGGAACGTGCTTTTCTTGGTCGAATCGAACTTCTGCTTTCGTTGAGAAGCAATCCTGAAATGAATGAGAACGGCCAAGCCTTGGTGCTCAGTGCCGGGGCTTATGAATCGTGGAAGAATTTCTTCCTGCTCATTGAAGGAGAATTGCGACCGGGGAGCAGTCTGGAAAATATGACCGATTGGGCGGGCAAGGTTCCGGGGCAGGTTGCCCGCTTGGCCGGGCTGCTGCATCTGGTTTCGGCGCAAGAGGTCGAATCGAAGATTGAACAGTCGATCATGGTCTCCGCAACTGAACTGGGCAAGAAGCTCGTTCATCATGCCCGCTACGCATTTCATGACATGGGTTGTGACGAGCTGACTGCCTGCGCACAAGCAATTTTGAAATGGATCAGCGACCGAAAAATTGAGCTGTTCACAGGCCGGGAATGTCAGCGTGCGATCCGTGGTCGCTTCCCGAAAAAGGCGCAGGTCGAGCAGGGTCTAAACATGCTTTTGGAGTACGGATATATCGTTGTGGTCCCGGTGCAATCGTCCGGTCCAGGGCGGCCGCCGAGTCCTAATTATCGGGTGCATCCGGCTGTTCATGCTTCGGAATCAGTCCCGTCATCGAATCTTAGCCAGCCTACCCACTGTGACACTGTGCGCTACGCGACAGGTGTCCCCGTGGGGGCTGGCGAGGGAGGCCGGCCTCCCTTCGATCCCTCCTTTAACGGCAGGGAAGAGGTGGGCGTATGA